The following proteins are encoded in a genomic region of Arachis ipaensis cultivar K30076 chromosome B02, Araip1.1, whole genome shotgun sequence:
- the LOC107626591 gene encoding metal transporter Nramp2-like, with protein MSTQSQQQKKPQFEDEEEDNELLHSDSETMPFSSPFAKQSAVLEDENAEFVYAAKDKVQIFDVESARSGGAGSMVVPPFSWKKLWLFTGPGLLMSVAFLDPGNLEGDLQAGAIAGYSLLWLLVWTTIMGGLLQVLSARLGVATGRHLAELCREEYSNWARYVLWIMAEMALIAADIQEVIGSAIALKILSHGILPIWAGVVITAFDCFFFLFLENYGVRKLEGVFAVFIGTMAFSFAWMFFDTKPSEEELIKGILIPRVNSKTLRQAVELIGCVITPHNVFLHSALVQSREIDIRNKGQVQEALNYYTIESSVALFITLVINLFVITVFARVFYGTEQANGIGLVNAGQFLQEKYGGGLFPILYIWGIGLLAAGQSSTITGTYAGQFITEGFLKLNIKKWLRSLITRSCAIVPTMIAAIVFNTSESSLDTMNEWLNVVQSIQIPFALIPLLTLVSKEEVMGTFRIGPIVEVSFVCILTLKNK; from the exons atgagtaCTCAGTCACAACAACAAAAGAAACCACaatttgaagatgaagaagaagataatgaGTTGCTACATTCGGACAGCGAGACAATGCCATTTTCCTCACCATTCGCGAAACAATCGGCGGTTTTAGAGGATGAAAATGCAGAATTTGTGTATGCAGCCAAGGATAAGGTCCAAATATTCGATGTAGAGTCGGCCAGAAGTGGTGGCGCCGGGTCCATGGTGGTGCCACCGTTCTCATGGAAGAAACTCTGGCTCTTTACAGGGCCAGGGTTACTCATGAGCGTGGCATTCTTGGACCCGGGCAACCTAGAAGGTGACTTACAAGCTGGAGCAATTGCAGGGTACTCTCTGCTTTGGCTTTTGGTCTGGACAACCATCATGGGAGGGCTGCTTCAAGTCCTTTCAGCTCGGCTAGGGGTCGCCACGGGGCGCCACCTGGCCGAATTGTGTAGGGAGGAGTATTCCAATTGGGCAAGGTATGTTTTGTGGATCATGGCAGAGATGGCATTGATTGCTGCTGATATTCAAGAAGTTATTGGCAGTGCTATTGCTCTCAAGATCCTTAGCCATGGGATTTTACCAATTTGGGCTGGTGTGGTTATCACAGCCTTTGATTG TTTCTTCTTTCTGTTTCTTGAGAACTATGGAGTGAGGAAGTTGGAAGGTGTTTTTGCAGTTTTCATTGGGACCATGGCATTTTCCTTTGCATGGATGTTCTTTGATACAAAGCCTAGTGAAGAAGAACTTATCAAGG GCATTTTGATCCCAAGAGTTAACTCAAAAACTCTTCGCCAAGCTGTGGAACTCATTGGATGTGTTATAACACCACACAATGTCTTCCTCCACTCTGCATTGGTGCAATCTCGGGAAATCGATATCCGGAACAAAGGCCAAGTTCAAGAGGCTCTAAACTACTACACAATCGAGTCATCGGTGGCGCTTTTCATCACATTGGTGATCAACCTCTTTGTGATAACAGTTTTTGCCAGAGTGTTCTATGGAACAGAACAAGCCAATGGAATAGGACTAGTGAATGCAGGGCAATTCCTTCAAGAAAagtatggaggaggtttgtttcCAATTCTATATATATGGGGAATTGGTTTGTTAGCAGCAGGACAAAGCAGCACAATTACAGGAACATATGCAGGACAATTCATAACTGAAGGGTTTTTGAAGCTAAATATAAAGAAGTGGTTAAGGTCATTGATTACTAGAAGTTGTGCTATTGTTCCAACTATGATAGCTGCTATAGTTTTTAATACATCAGAGAGTTCTTTGGATACTATGAATGAATGGCTCAATGTGGTTCAGTCAATTCAGATTCCTTTTGCACTCATTCCACTTCTTACATTGGTGTCTAAAGAAGAGGTCATGGGAACTTTTAGAATAGGTCCTATTGTAGAGGTAAGCTTTGTTTGCATTCTaactttgaaaaataaataa
- the LOC107626590 gene encoding ubiquitin fusion degradation protein 1 homolog yields the protein MDQFGMGDYYIGEEDEEVYVSHDDDDFKNYYHCHPVSSIEKSNLEPGNKIIMPPSALNKLLYAGVEYPMLFEMRHLSNGKFSHCGVLEFSAEEGKIFVPSWMMKNMHLEDGDLVLLKSTTLAKGTYLKLQPHTKDFMDLSNIKATLEINLRSFSCVTTGDTIMIPYNNKEYYIDVIETKPSHAISLIETDCEVDFAPPLDYKEEVKKQLPSTSSNTKQEQEADDTDILTKIGEFVPFSGSARRLDGKPSTPLDKQASSSSCMAKQQGDNEHKSSDSKSSSNNVSSTTSGKLLFGSRPHKASQKSTNQESHHKAETTQKPQEPKFQAFTGKKYSLRS from the coding sequence ATGGATCAATTTGGCATGGGTGATTACTACATCGGCGAGGAAGATGAAGAAGTCTACGTGagtcatgatgatgatgattttaaaaattattaccaCTGTCACCCTGTTTCTTCTATTGAAAAGTCAAATTTGGAACCGGGCAATAAGATTATCATGCCCCCTTCAGCACTTAATAAACTTTTGTATGCTGGAGTGGAATACCCTATGTTATTTGAAATGAGACATCTTTCTAATGGAAAATTTTCTCACTGCGGGGTCCTAGAATTCTCTGCTGAAGAGGGAAAAATTTTTGTACCGAGTTGGATGATGAAAAATATGCACCTGGAAGATGGAGATCTTGTGCTTCTGAAAAGCACTACACTTGCAAAAGGAACATACCTCAAACTGCAGCCTCACACAAAGGATTTCATGGATCTCTCAAATATAAAAGCAACGCTGGAGATTAATCTGAGGAGCTTCTCATGTGTAACAACTGGTGACAcaataatgattccatacaataacaaagagtactacattgATGTGATTGAAACTAAGCCATCTCATGCTATCAGCCTCATTGAAACAGACTGTGAAGTTGATTTCGCCCCACCTCTTGATTATAAAGAAGAAGTTAAGAAACAGTTGCCATCTACTTCATCTAATACGAAACAAGAGCAAGAAGCTGATGACACTGATATTCTAACAAAGATTGGAGAGTTTGTACCATTCTCTGGTTCTGCAAGGCGTTTAGATGGTAAGCCATCCACACCATTAGATAAAcaagcttcttcttcctcttgtatGGCAAAACAGCAAGGTGACAATGAACACAAAAGTTCTGATTCCAAGTCTTCCTCCAATAATGTTTCATCTACAACTTCTGGGAAGCTTCTCTTTGGATCAAGACCACACAAGGCCTCTCAGAAATCCACTAATCAAGAGTCACATCACAAGGCAGAAACAACCCAGAAGCCACAAGAACCAAAATTCCAAGCTTTCACAGGAAAAAAGTATTCCCTAAGAAGTTGA
- the LOC107628115 gene encoding 1-(5-phosphoribosyl)-5-[(5-phosphoribosylamino)methylideneamino] imidazole-4-carboxamide isomerase, chloroplastic-like, which translates to MRILPATRTCSFHPPSINRNSSLSFFSSPNHLRFLHPSHSAAAKFSNSIQCVVRFRPCIDIHKGKVKQIVGSTLQDLKGDGSNPVTNFESDKSAAEYAILYKQDGLTGGHAIMLGSDPLSKAAALEALHAYPGGLQVGGGINSDNCLSYIEEGASHVIVTSYVFKNGQMDLERLKDLVRIVGKERLVLDLSCRKKEGKYAIVTDRWQKFSDVYLDAEVMQFLANFADEFLVHGVDVEGKKLGIDEELVALLGKHSPIPVTYAGGVTEMDDLERIKRAGMERVDVTVGSALDIFGGNMAYKDVVAWHTQQQASIV; encoded by the exons ATGCGCATTCTCCCTGCAACTCGAACTTGTTCGTTCCACCCACCTTCCATAAACAGAAACTCATCACTCTCCTTTTTCAGCTCCCCCAATCACCTCCGTTTTCTTCACCCTTCACATTCCGCTGCTGCAAAGTTTTCAAATTCTATTCAATGTGTCGTTCGATTCCGACCCTGTATCGATATACACAAG GGGAAAGTGAAACAAATTGTTGGTTCAACCCTTCAGGATTTGAAGGGAGATGGGTCGAATCCGGTGACAAATTTTGAATCTGATAAGTCAGCAGCTGAGTATGCTATTCTTTACAAACAAGATGGGCTTACCGGCGGCCATGCAATCATGCTCGGCTCAGATCCTTTGAGTAAAGCTGCTGCACTTGAAGCATTGCATGCTTATCCAG GCGGTTTGCAAGTAGGAGGGGGAATAAATTCGGACAATTGTTTGAGTTACATTGAGGAAGGAGCAAGCCATGTCATTGTTACATCC TATGTGTTCAAGAATGGTCAAATGGATCTTGAAAGACTAAAAGATCTTGTTAGAATTGTTGGAAAAGAGCGACTTGTGTTGGATCTCAGTTGCAGAAAGAAG GAAGGTAAATATGCAATTGTCACTGATAGATGGCAGAAGTTCAGTGATGTGTATCTTGATGCTGAAGTAATGCAATTTCTAGCCAACTTTGCTGATGAGTTTCTAGTTCATGGTGTTGATGTTGAAGGGAAAAA GCTGGGAATTGATGAAGAACTAGTAGCTTTGCTTGGCAAGCATTCACCG ATTCCTGTTACATATGCTGGCGGCGTGACTGAAATGGACGATTTAGAGAGGATAAAAAGGGCGGGGATGGAGCGTGTGGATGTCACCGTGGGAAGTGCGTTGGATATTTTTGGGGGGAACATGGCCTATAAAGATGTTGTAGCTTGGCATACCCAGCAACAGGCCTCCATAGTTTAA
- the LOC107622726 gene encoding pentatricopeptide repeat-containing protein At1g69290 isoform X2: protein MTKKALCILPHRPFSTAFTPEVPSLYSFLQPSVFSIKNNHQTTSLHEQSINLPTSPPQSLSPSQVATLQTTLHKSIITSNTDEAWKIFKSLTNHHAFPSKPLTNSLITHLSSHGDSLNLKRAYASVVYVLERNPMVLESQTIHSMLCSMKGAKTVVPAFALVKCMFKNRFFVPFNVWGSVLVEISRENNSLVAFLRVFEENCRIVLDEKLEFMKPDVTACNAALEACCCELESVSDAERVVGTMSDLGVIPDEFSFGFLGYLYALKGSHEKIDELEVLMRKFGFLPKKGFYSNLISGYVKSGNLASVESSILCSLNVKDGKEWNFGEETFVAVVKGYLQKGDIKGLANLIIESQKLEPSNVVVDNSIGYGIISACVSIGLSDKAHSILDEMNALGGSVGLGVYVPILKAYCKESRTAEATQMVMDISGSGLRLDVETYDALIEASISIQDFQSAFSLFRDMREARVPDLKGSYLTIMTCLMEHHRPELMAAFLDEVVEDPRIQVEKYFNVLMLWNEVKRKLSGDAQKGIKFNHSLVDAFLYAMVKGGFFDAVMQVVEKSNEMKIFVDKWRYKQAFLETHKKLKVAKLRKRNSRKMEAVIAFKNWAGLNS, encoded by the exons ATGACAAAGAAGGCTTTGTGCATTCTTCCCCACAGACCTTTCTCCACTGCATTTACTCCTGAAGTTCCCTCTCTTTACTCCTTTCTCCAACCTTCAGTCTTTTCCATCAAAAACAACCACCAAACCACTTCCCTACATGAACAGTCCATTAACCTGCCAACTTCCCCACCACAGTCCCTAAGCCCGAGCCAGGTTGCTACCCTCCAAACCACCCTACACAAGTCCATCATCACCAGTAACACTGACGAGGCTTGGAAGATCTTCAAATCACTCACCAACCATCATGCCTTCCCTAGCAAGCCCCTCACCAATAGCCTTATAACTCACCTGTCCTCCCATGGGGATAGCCTTAACCTCAAGAGGGCCTATGCCTCTGTTGTCTATGTCCTGGAGAGGAACCCCATGGTGTTGGAGTCTCAAACTATCCATTCCATGCTTTGTTCCATGAAGGGTGCCAAAACTGTTGTGCCTGCTTTTGCCCTTGTGAAGTGCATGTTCAAGAATAGGTTCTTTGTCCCTTTCAATGTGTGGGGGAGTGTCCTTGTTGAGATCAGCAGGGAAAACAATAGCCTTGTTGCTTTCTTGAGAGTCTTTGAGGAGAACTGTAGGATTGTCTTGGATGAGAAGTTGGAGTTCATGAAGCCTGATGTCACTGCTTGCAATGCAGCACTGGAAGCTTGCTGCTGTGAGCTTGAGTCAGTGAGTGATGCTGAACGAGTTGTTGGGACGATGTCAGATTTGGGTGTTATACCTGACGAATTCAGTTTTGGATTTCTTGGTTATTTGTATGCATTGAAGGGATCACATGAAAAGATAGATGAGTTGGAGGTTTTGATGAGAAAGTTTGGTTTCTTGCCCAAGAAGGGGTTCTATTCTAATTTGATTAGTGGGTATGTTAAGTCgggcaatttagcttctgttgagtCATCTATTCTCTGTAGTTTGAATGTTAAAGATGGTAAAGAATGGAATTTTGGTGAGGAAACATTCGTTGCAGTGGTTAAGGGGTATCTTCAGAAGGGAGATATTAAAGGATTAGCTAATTTAATTATTGAATCTCAGAAGCTCGAGCCTTCAAATGTTGTAGTTGATAATTCTATAGGTTATGGTATTATTAGTGCATGTGTTAGTATTGGACTATCTGATAAAGCACACAGCATTCTTGATGAAATGAATGCTCTGGGTGGCTCTGTTGGTCTGGGGGTTTATGTACCAATCTTGAAGGCTTACTGCAAAGAAAGTCGAACTGCTGAGGCTACTCAAATGGTGATGGACATTAGTGGTTCAGGTCTTAGGTTGGATGTTGAAACCTATGATGCTCTCATAGAAGCATCCATATCCATCCAAGATTTTCAGTCAGCCTTTTCGCTGTTTAGGGACATGAGAGAGGCAAGGGTTCCTGACTTGAAAGGGAGTTACTTAACTATCATGACGTGTTTGATGGAGCATCATCGTCCTGAGTTGATGGCAGCTTTCTTAGATGAGGTGGTTGAGGATCCTCGGATTCAAGTAG AGAAATATTTCAATGTTCTGATGTTGTGGAATGAGGTTAAGCGAAAGCTATCGGGAGATGCACAAAAGGGGATCAAATTTAACCACAGCCTTGTTGATGCATTCTTGTATGCTATGGTCAAAGGAGGTTTCTTCGATGCAGTTATGCAGGTGGTCGAGAAGTCCAATGAGATGAAGATATTTGTTGATAAATGGAGATACAAGCAAGCATTCCTGGAGACTCACAAAAAGCTCAAAGTTGCGAAGCTAAGAAAGAGAAATTCCAGAAAAATGGAAGCAGTCATTGCTTTCAAGAATTGGGCTGGCTTAAATTCATGA
- the LOC107622726 gene encoding pentatricopeptide repeat-containing protein At1g69290 isoform X1, with amino-acid sequence MTKKALCILPHRPFSTAFTPEVPSLYSFLQPSVFSIKNNHQTTSLHEQSINLPTSPPQSLSPSQVATLQTTLHKSIITSNTDEAWKIFKSLTNHHAFPSKPLTNSLITHLSSHGDSLNLKRAYASVVYVLERNPMVLESQTIHSMLCSMKGAKTVVPAFALVKCMFKNRFFVPFNVWGSVLVEISRENNSLVAFLRVFEENCRIVLDEKLEFMKPDVTACNAALEACCCELESVSDAERVVGTMSDLGVIPDEFSFGFLGYLYALKGSHEKIDELEVLMRKFGFLPKKGFYSNLISGYVKSGNLASVESSILCSLNVKDGKEWNFGEETFVAVVKGYLQKGDIKGLANLIIESQKLEPSNVVVDNSIGYGIISACVSIGLSDKAHSILDEMNALGGSVGLGVYVPILKAYCKESRTAEATQMVMDISGSGLRLDVETYDALIEASISIQDFQSAFSLFRDMREARVPDLKGSYLTIMTCLMEHHRPELMAAFLDEVVEDPRIQVGTHDWNSIIHAFCKAGRLEDARRTFRRMIFLQFQPNDQTYLSLINGYVLAEKYFNVLMLWNEVKRKLSGDAQKGIKFNHSLVDAFLYAMVKGGFFDAVMQVVEKSNEMKIFVDKWRYKQAFLETHKKLKVAKLRKRNSRKMEAVIAFKNWAGLNS; translated from the coding sequence ATGACAAAGAAGGCTTTGTGCATTCTTCCCCACAGACCTTTCTCCACTGCATTTACTCCTGAAGTTCCCTCTCTTTACTCCTTTCTCCAACCTTCAGTCTTTTCCATCAAAAACAACCACCAAACCACTTCCCTACATGAACAGTCCATTAACCTGCCAACTTCCCCACCACAGTCCCTAAGCCCGAGCCAGGTTGCTACCCTCCAAACCACCCTACACAAGTCCATCATCACCAGTAACACTGACGAGGCTTGGAAGATCTTCAAATCACTCACCAACCATCATGCCTTCCCTAGCAAGCCCCTCACCAATAGCCTTATAACTCACCTGTCCTCCCATGGGGATAGCCTTAACCTCAAGAGGGCCTATGCCTCTGTTGTCTATGTCCTGGAGAGGAACCCCATGGTGTTGGAGTCTCAAACTATCCATTCCATGCTTTGTTCCATGAAGGGTGCCAAAACTGTTGTGCCTGCTTTTGCCCTTGTGAAGTGCATGTTCAAGAATAGGTTCTTTGTCCCTTTCAATGTGTGGGGGAGTGTCCTTGTTGAGATCAGCAGGGAAAACAATAGCCTTGTTGCTTTCTTGAGAGTCTTTGAGGAGAACTGTAGGATTGTCTTGGATGAGAAGTTGGAGTTCATGAAGCCTGATGTCACTGCTTGCAATGCAGCACTGGAAGCTTGCTGCTGTGAGCTTGAGTCAGTGAGTGATGCTGAACGAGTTGTTGGGACGATGTCAGATTTGGGTGTTATACCTGACGAATTCAGTTTTGGATTTCTTGGTTATTTGTATGCATTGAAGGGATCACATGAAAAGATAGATGAGTTGGAGGTTTTGATGAGAAAGTTTGGTTTCTTGCCCAAGAAGGGGTTCTATTCTAATTTGATTAGTGGGTATGTTAAGTCgggcaatttagcttctgttgagtCATCTATTCTCTGTAGTTTGAATGTTAAAGATGGTAAAGAATGGAATTTTGGTGAGGAAACATTCGTTGCAGTGGTTAAGGGGTATCTTCAGAAGGGAGATATTAAAGGATTAGCTAATTTAATTATTGAATCTCAGAAGCTCGAGCCTTCAAATGTTGTAGTTGATAATTCTATAGGTTATGGTATTATTAGTGCATGTGTTAGTATTGGACTATCTGATAAAGCACACAGCATTCTTGATGAAATGAATGCTCTGGGTGGCTCTGTTGGTCTGGGGGTTTATGTACCAATCTTGAAGGCTTACTGCAAAGAAAGTCGAACTGCTGAGGCTACTCAAATGGTGATGGACATTAGTGGTTCAGGTCTTAGGTTGGATGTTGAAACCTATGATGCTCTCATAGAAGCATCCATATCCATCCAAGATTTTCAGTCAGCCTTTTCGCTGTTTAGGGACATGAGAGAGGCAAGGGTTCCTGACTTGAAAGGGAGTTACTTAACTATCATGACGTGTTTGATGGAGCATCATCGTCCTGAGTTGATGGCAGCTTTCTTAGATGAGGTGGTTGAGGATCCTCGGATTCAAGTAGGTACGCATGACTGGAACTCCATTATTCATGCTTTTTGCAAAGCTGGGAGACTAGAAGATGCAAGAAGGACTTTTAGAAGAATGATATTCTTGCAGTTTCAGCCAAACGATCAGACATACTTGTCACTGATTAATGGGTATGTCTTGGCAGAGAAATATTTCAATGTTCTGATGTTGTGGAATGAGGTTAAGCGAAAGCTATCGGGAGATGCACAAAAGGGGATCAAATTTAACCACAGCCTTGTTGATGCATTCTTGTATGCTATGGTCAAAGGAGGTTTCTTCGATGCAGTTATGCAGGTGGTCGAGAAGTCCAATGAGATGAAGATATTTGTTGATAAATGGAGATACAAGCAAGCATTCCTGGAGACTCACAAAAAGCTCAAAGTTGCGAAGCTAAGAAAGAGAAATTCCAGAAAAATGGAAGCAGTCATTGCTTTCAAGAATTGGGCTGGCTTAAATTCATGA